The genomic DNA GCGTCGGTGACGTGGACGGTTCCCCGCGACAGCGTCCACGCCACCCACGTGTCCACCGTGCCGAAGCACAGGTCGCGGGCGCGCTCGGGATCGGCCATGTCGAGGAGCATGGCGAGCTTGGTCGCCGACTCGTTCGGCGCCACCCGTATGCCCTGGTCCCGGAGGGCCAGGCAGGTGCCCACGGTGCGCAGGTCCTGCCACCCGATGCCCGGGCCGACGGGTTCCCCGCTGACGCGGTCCCACACGATGGTCGAGCCCCGCTGGTTGGCGATGCCCACGGCGTCGACCGGGCCACCGGCCTGCACCACCGTGCCCGCCACGTCGAGCACGGCGGCCGCCATGACGGCCGCGTCGAACTCGACGAAGCCCGGCGCCGGCGACGAGGGCAGCACCGGCACGTGCCGGACGTGGGCGACGGTCCCGTCGGGCTCGACCACCCCGGCGCGGACGCCCGAGGTGCCCACGTCGACCACGAGGATGCTCACGACGCCCGCCCTCCTACCGGTCGCGCCGGCTCACGGCCAGTGGACCTCGCCGAAGGGCGAGGGCAGGCCGAGCTTCCCGGGATTGAGGATGCCGCGGGGATCGAGCGCGTTCTTGAGGTCGACGAGCACGTCGAACGCGCCTCCCAGGGCCTCCGCCACGAACCGCCCCCGGTTCAGGCCGATGCCGTGGTGGTGGCTGATGGCCCCCCCGTGGGCCCGCACGGTGTCCATGACGACGCGCCACGCCGCCGCGTAGTAGCGCTCGGCCCAGGCGTCGGCCGCGTCGATCCCCGACGGGTCGTCGTCCGGCGGGTCGTCGCCCGGCGGGCCGTCGGTGCCGGCGGCCTCGGGCATCCGCCCGGCGAAGGTGAAGTACAGGCAGGCGCCGTCGACATAGGCGTGCGACTGGTGGGCCGACGCCGCCAGGGTGCCGTCGAGGTCCTGCAGCGCGGCCACGCAGGCGGCGTAGATGCCCGGCAGCGACGACCAGCGCGCCGCGATCTCGATGGTGTCGACCACGATGCCGGCGCGGTACAAGGGGGCCAGCGCCGAGACGTCGTTGCGGTGCCCCACCCACCGCTGCACGAGGGCCTCGTCGAGGGCGGTCGCGCCCCCCGACGCGCACTCGGCCTCGACGATCCGCAGCGTGGCGTCGAGCAGGCCCTTGTCGGCCTCGTCGAGGACCACGAGGACGCAGTGGTCGCCGGACTCGAAGTTCCGGGCCGACTCGACGTGGTCGTAGAGGCGCAGGACCGCCGGGGTGCCGCCGCGGCGCAGGATGCGCCGGCAGGCGTCGAGCCCGTCGGCGAAGCCCGGAAACCCGAACGCCCGCCGGCCTTCGGCGGCGGCCACGGGGTGGAGGCGCAGCTGCGCCTCGGTGATCACGCCCAGGACCCCCTCGGAGCCGACGAACACCTGGGTCAGGTCGGGGCCCACCGCGGCGCGCGGCCCTGTCCCCGAGGTGCGGATCAGGCGACCGTCGGCCAGGGCGACCTCGAGCCCGGCCACCATGTCCTCGATCTTGCCGTAGCGGGTGGAGTACTGCCCCGCGCCGCGGCAGGCCACCCAGCCCCCGACGGTGGACAGGTCCATCGACTGCGGCCAGTGGCCGAGCGTCGTGCCCGTGGCCCGCAGCGCCACCTCCAGGTCGGGGCCGAACGTGCCGGGGCGCACGTCGGCGAGCAGCGACGTCGTGTCCACGTCGACCACGCCCGCCAGGCCGCACAGGTCGAGGGCCACGCCCCCGAACACCGGGACGCTGGCGCCGCACACCCCGGAACGTCCTGCGATGGCCGTCACCGGCACGCGGGCGTCGTGGCAGGCGGCGAGCACCGCGGCCACCTGGTCGGCATCCGTGGGCCGCGCCACGGCGCCCGGACGGGCCGGCACCGCGCCGCGCATCGCCCACCGGATGGCGAGCGGCCACCAGTCGCGGCCGGCCTCGGTGCGATCGGCGTCCTCGACGGTGACGTGGGCGCACACCGACCGCAACCGCTCGAGCAGGTGGTCGCCCACGGGCACGCGCGGGCCGAGCAGGTGGTCGGTGACCTCGCCGGGGGCGGCGTCGACCGGTGTCACCGGGGTGGGCACGGTCGTCATGGCACGGTCGTCATGGCACGGTGGGCACGGTCGTCATGGCACGGTGGGCACGGGGTCGAGCCCGGCCCGGGCGAGGTCGCGGCGCGCCCGGTCGGCGAAGGTGGCCGCATCCACGGCCGCGTCAGCGGGGTCACGTCCCCACTCCGGGGCCAGCAGCTCGGCGACGCCGGGCGCGGCCTCGGCGGCCGCCACCGCCCGGCGCAGCACGGCACGAGTCCGGCGGGCCAGGACGTCCTCCACGGTCATGGCCATCTCGTGGCGCGCCGCCCACAGCGCCTCCACGCGGAGATGGGGAAGGCCCGGGACGAGCGGCTCGAGCAGCTCGGGCCGACCCGACGCCAGCTCGAGCACCGCGGGCGCCTCGCCACCGTGGCGGGCCACGAGGGCGGCGAAGACGTCCTCATCGATCCCGAACCGGGCCGCCGCCGCCGGCCGGCGCAGCTGCTCGAGACCCGAGGCGCCGCGCAGCGCCAGGTGCTTCGTCGGACAGCGGCGCGCGCCGGCGGGGGCGCCGGGCCCCAGGCGGCGCACCACCACGTCCATGGTGTCCTGCGCCATCCGGCGGTAGGTGGTGAGCTTCCCGCCGGTCACCGTGACCATGCCGTGCGGTGACACGCGCACGGTGTGGCGCCTCGACAGGTCGGCCGTGCGGGCACTGACCCGGTGGCCGTCGGCCGGCGCCAGCAGCGGGCGGAGCCCCGCCCATACCGCGGTGACGTCGGCGCGCTCGAGCGGGCGCGTGACGACGCCGTTGGCGGCGCCCAGGACGTAGTCGACGTCCTCGGGAAGGCAGGCCGGGTCG from Acidimicrobiales bacterium includes the following:
- a CDS encoding FAD-binding oxidoreductase, producing MTTVPTPVTPVDAAPGEVTDHLLGPRVPVGDHLLERLRSVCAHVTVEDADRTEAGRDWWPLAIRWAMRGAVPARPGAVARPTDADQVAAVLAACHDARVPVTAIAGRSGVCGASVPVFGGVALDLCGLAGVVDVDTTSLLADVRPGTFGPDLEVALRATGTTLGHWPQSMDLSTVGGWVACRGAGQYSTRYGKIEDMVAGLEVALADGRLIRTSGTGPRAAVGPDLTQVFVGSEGVLGVITEAQLRLHPVAAAEGRRAFGFPGFADGLDACRRILRRGGTPAVLRLYDHVESARNFESGDHCVLVVLDEADKGLLDATLRIVEAECASGGATALDEALVQRWVGHRNDVSALAPLYRAGIVVDTIEIAARWSSLPGIYAACVAALQDLDGTLAASAHQSHAYVDGACLYFTFAGRMPEAAGTDGPPGDDPPDDDPSGIDAADAWAERYYAAAWRVVMDTVRAHGGAISHHHGIGLNRGRFVAEALGGAFDVLVDLKNALDPRGILNPGKLGLPSPFGEVHWP